From the genome of Streptomyces sp. JH34:
TACCCGACGAAGGGCGTGTCGGAGCTGACGCGCTTCACCCCGGAGAAGGTCCAGGAGAAGTACGGGCTCACGCCGGGCCAGTATCCGGACTTCGCGGCGCTGCGCGGTGACCCGTCGGACAACCTTCCCGGTATCCCCGGTGTGGGCGAGAAGACGGCGGCGAAGTGGATCAACCAGTTCGGTTCGTTCGCGGAGCTGGTCGAGCGCGCCGACGAGGTGAAGGGCAAGGCCGGCCAGAATTTCCGGGACCACCTGGACGCGGTGAAGATGAACCGTGTGCTGACGGAGATGGTCCGTGACGTGGAGCTGCCGAAGGTTCCGGCCGAGCTGGAGCGCGCCCCGTACGACCGCTCGGCGGTCACGGGTGTGCTGGACGTCCTGGAGATCCGTAACCCGAGCCTGCGGGAGCGGTTGCTCGCCGTGGACCCGGGGGCGGAGGACGCGGGTCCGCCGGAGCCGGCGGCCGGGGTCGAGCTGGACGGTGTGGTGCTGGGGGAGGGTGAGGTCGCCCCGTGGCTGGAGGCCCGTGGCGGGCAGCCGCTCGGTGTGATGACCGTCGACACGTGGTCGCTGGGCAGTGGCACGGTGACGGAGGTCGCGCTCGCCGCCGCGGACGGGGCCGCCGCCTGGCTGGACCCGGCGGAGCTCGGGGAGGCCGACGAGCAGGCCCTCGCCGAGTGGCTCGCGGACCCGGGGCAGCCCAAGGTCCTGCACAACGCCAAGAACGCCCTGCGGGTCTTTCCCGAGCAGGGCTGGCGGCTGGACGGCATCACCATGGACACCGCGCTCGCCGCCTATCTCGTCAAGCCGGGCCGCCGCTCCTTCGCCCTGGACGCACTGGCCGTGGAGTACCTCGGACGTGAGCTGGCCCCGGCCCCGGCGTCCGACGGGCAGCTGGCCTTCGGCGCGGAGGACCGTGCGGAGGCCGACGCGCTGATGGCGCAGGCCCGTGCGGTGCTCGATCTCGGTGACGCGTTCACGACGCGCCTGGAGGAGGTCGGCGCGACCGGCCTGCTGTACGACATGGAGCTCCCGACGTCGATCATGCTGGCCCGGCTGGAGCGGCACGGCATCGCCGCCGACCGGGCGCATCTGGAGGGCATGGAGCAGCAGTTCGCCGGTGCGGTGCAGCAGGCGGTGAAGGAGGCGCACGCCGCGGTGGGCCGTGAGTTCAACCTCGGTTCGCCGAAGCAGCTGCAGGAGGTCCTCTTCGGTGAGCTGGCGCTGCCGAAGACGAAGAAGACGAAGACGGGCTGGACGACCGACGCGGACGCGTTGGCCTGGCTGGCCGCGCAGACCGAGCACGAGCTGCCGGTCATCATGCTGCGCCACCGGGAGCAGGCGAAGCTGCGGGTCACCGTCGAGGGCCTGATCAAGACGATCGGTGCGGACGGCCGTATCCACACCACGTTCAACCAGACGGTCGCGGCGACGGGCCGTCTCTCCTCCACCGACCCGAACCTGCAGAACATCCCCGTCCGCACGGACGAGGGGCGCGCGATCCGCCGTGGCTTCGTCGTCGGCGAGGGCTTCGAGACGCTGATGACGGCCGACTACAGCCAGATCGAGCTGCGGGTGATGGCGCACCTCTCGGAGGACGCCGGTCTGATCGAGGCGTTCACCTCCGGTGAGGACCTGCACACGACGGTCGCCTCGCAGGTGTTCGGCGTCGAGAAGTCGGCCGTCGACGCGGAGATGCGCCGCAAGATCAAGGCGATGTCGTACGGGCTGGCCTACGGGCTCTCCGCGTTCGGTCTGTCCCAGCAGCTGAACATCGAGGCCGGTGAGGCGCGCGGGCTGATGGACACCTACTTCCTGCGGTTCGGCGGGGTGCGCGACTATCTGCACCGGGTCGTGGAGGAGGCCAGGGCCACCGGGTACACGGAGACGATCCTCGGTCGCCGCCGTTACCTCCCGGACCTGAACAGCGACAACCGCCAGCGCCGCGAGGCCGCCGAGCGGATGGCGCTGAACGCCCCGATCCAGGGGACGGCCGCCGACATCGTGAAGGTCGCGATGCTGCATGTGGACCGGGCGCTGACGGAGGCGGAGCTGACGTCACGGATGCTGCTCCAGGTGCACGACGAAATCGTCCTGGAGATCGCGAAGGGCGAGCGGGAGCAGGTCGAGGAGATCCTGCGGAGGGAGATGTCCACGGCGGTCGAGCTCCGTGCGCCGCTGGACGTCTCGGTCGGCGTGGGTACGGACTGGGAGACGGCCGCGCACTAGCACGGCGGGGGGAGACCCGGCGCCGCGACGGTCTCAGCCGGCGTCGCGGCCCGCCGGGCGGGCCCCCGCGGTGTCCGCGAGGGGGCTGTCCGGCGGCGGGGGAGCGGACGGCTTCGGCCGCAGCCGCATCCACGCCCCGTAGAGCACGAGGCCGGCCGCGAGGCCCGCTCCGGCGCCGAAACACGCCGTCGGGATGATGTCGAGCGGCGTGTCGATATGCCCGAAGTAGGCGTACCAGCGGGCACACCGGTGGGCGGTCCCGAGCAGGACGCACAGCGCGAGGAGCGCGCCGGCCCATCCGCGTTCGGACGGGGTCAGCACCGGCACGGACTCGGGGGCGGGGACAGGCCCGATGCGTCGCAGGCCGGTGTACGTGAACCATGCCAGGACCGTCAGGGCCACCGCCGAACTGCCGTACTGCACGACCTGGAACACCGGGTGGCCCGCGATGCTGCCGTTCAGGACGGGGAGCAGGTCGGTGCCCCACCGGTCGTGATGCGTGAAGGCGTCCCACACGACGTGGGTCCCCGAGCCGATGACGGCGGACAGGACGAACCACGCCGTCTCGGCGAGGCCCGGGCGGCCCGGCTGCCGGGGCCTGCCCCGCAGGAAGGTGTGCACGCGCCCCCGCGCCGCCCCGGGGAGCAGCGCGACGAGCGGTTCGCGCAGCATCAGCCACAGTGCCACCAGGGCGCCCGTGACGAGGACGTCCACGGTGAACACCCCCCACACGGAATGAGTCACCTCGCCGAACTCCATCGCCCCGGGGACCGCCGTGTCGGCGTAGTAGGTCATGTCGGGGGCGAACGATCCGGCGACCATCGCGGAGGCGACGAGAGGCCCACGGCCCTGTCCGGATCTTCTGATCCCGGGGAGCACGGCTGCGGCGTGACTGAGCGTGAACGGCATGGCGGCAAGTATGCGTGAGCCCGCGTCACCCCGTCGGCGCACACCGGTGACTTGACGGCAGGGAAGCTGAGAAATCCGTAAGAAGCGGTCAGGGACCAGTGTTCGGGCCGCGGGAGTTGCCGTAGGGTCGCCTGAGTCCTCGCGCTGGGGAGCGCGAGCAGCCGTCGACGGGGAGGGACCGACACGTATGGCAGCGCAATTCGGCCGCAGGCTGCGCAGGGGGGCCACCACCACCGCGGTGGCCGCGGCAGCCGTGGCGGCTCTGTCCGCCTCCCAGGCTCCCGCGGCACCCCAGACCGACGGCGCCGCGGGTGACCAGAGCGCAGCCGGGTCGGCGCCGTCCGGCGACAGCGCGGCCACGGGCAACTCGCCCTACCACACGGACCTTCCGCCGCTGAACACGCCCAACAAGCCCGGCACGTCCGTGAACCTTCCCGTGACCGGCAGTGCCGAAGCGGGCATACCCGCCTCGGTCCTGGCCGCGTACAAGAAGGCGGAGCAGGAACTCGCCGGCACCGACGCCGCGTGCCGTCTGCCGTGGCAACTGCTCGCCGCGATCGGCAAGGTCGAGTCGGGACAGGCCCGCGGCGGCAACGTCGACGCGGACGGCACCACCCTCTCCCCGATCCTCGGCCCGGCCCTCAACGGCCAGGGCTTCGCGCTCATCAAGGACACCGACGGCGGCGCGTACGACGGCGACGCGACCCACGACCGTGCGGTCGGCCCGATGCAGTTCATCCCGTCCACCTGGGCCACCTGGGGCCAGGACGGAAACGGCGACGGACGCAAGGACCCCAACAACATCTACGACGCATCGCTCGCGGCCGGGCGCTACCTCTGCGCCGGCACCCGCGACCTCACGGTCGCCGCTGACCTCGACCGGGCGGTGCTGAGCTACAACCACTCGACGGAGTACCTGCGCACGGTGCGCTCCTGGTTCGACTACTACAAGCGCGGCACCCACGAGGTCCCGGACGGCACAGGAGTCCTCCCGGCGGACACGGGCGGCGGCACGACCTCCCCGTCCCCCACGCCCACGACCGGCACCCCTGGCGGCGGCGCGTCCACGAGCCCCACCCCGAGTCCCTCGACGCCCGGCGGCGGCACGTCCCCGAGTCCCGGCACCCAGCCGCCGCCGACGACCAAGCCGCCCACGACTCCGCCGGCGACGAAGCCTCCCACGACCCCGCCGGTGACGCCCACACCGTCCGAGACCTTCGGAAGCCTCGAGAACGCGGGCACCGGGACCCTCACCGCCACGGCCGGCGAGGCGTTCGGCGAGCGCGTCACGGTCCGGGCGAAGAACAAGCTGGGCAAGCCGCTCGCCGGGACCCCGGTGACCTTCGCCGTCGTCGGCGCGACGGACACCCGCTTCGCCGGCGGGAAGAGCACCGTGACGCTGACCACGGCAGCCGACGGCACCGTCACCGCGCCCGTCCTGACGGCAGGCGAGAAGACGGGCACGTTCAAGGTGACGGCGGTCGCCGGGACGACCGAGCCCCGCGCCCTCTCCTGGACCGCGAGCGTCACGGCCCGGGTCGCGGACACCATCGTCCGGACGGGCGACAAGGCCCTGACGGCCGCCCCCGGCACCGAGTTCGCCGACCGCGTCGAGGTCAGGACCACGTACAAGGGGACCGGGGTCGCGGACACCGCGGTCACCGCGACGGTGCTCACCGCGGCGGGGACGCCCGCCGAGGACGGCAAGGGGCCGTACTTCGAGGACGTGGACGGCAACCCCGTCCGCACCCTGGACCTGACGACCGGTGCCGACGGGGCCCTGGAACTCCCGAAGATCCACGCCGACGACACCGAGGGCACCTTCACCCTGCGGCTCACCACCGCGAGCGGCGCCACGCTGACCGTCGAGCTGAAGGTCGAGGCCGCCCCGGCGGCCTGACCCGTGACGGGGTCGGGGCGGGCCCTGCCCCGTCACGGCAGGGTCCGCCCCTGCCCCGTCCCCGGGGCCGGCAGGGGCGCCGGCGCCGGCCCGCAGCGCGGTCCCGGACGGCGCGGGGCGCGTCCCTCAGCTCCGGCGCAGCCGCGCCGAGGTGAAACGGGTCGCCTCCGTCGTCGTGGGGTCCTCGGGCCACGGGTGCTTCGGGTAGCGGCCGCGCAGTTCCGCGCGCACGTCCCGGTAGCCCTCCCGCCAGAAGGACGCCAGGTCCGCGGTCACCGCCGCCGGACGCCCGGCGGGGGACAGCAGGTGGACCAGCACGGGCACCCCGGCCACCCGGGGTGTCTCGCCCAGCCCGAAGAGCTCCTGCAGCTTCACCGCGAGTACGGGCTGCTCGCCGCCGTACTCCACCCTGATCCGGGACCCGCTCGGTACCTCGATCCGCTCCGGGGCCAGCTCGTCGAGCCGGGCGGCGTCGCCGGTCGCCCACGGCAGCAGGCGCCGCACGGCCTGACCGGCGTCGATCCGCGCCAGATCGGCTCGGCGCCCCGCCCGTGACAGCTCGGGCTCCAGCCACTCGTCGGCGCGCTCCAGCAGCGCCCCGTCCGACACATCGGGCCACGGCGGTCCCAGCACCCGGTGCAGGAACGCGAGCCGCAGCCTCAGCTGCCCGCCGTCCCTGGTCCACCGCAGCAGCCCCGGCCCCTCACGCCGCAGCCCCTCCAGCAGCGCACCGCGTACCAGCGCGGGGGCCGGAGAGCGCAGCGCCCGCACCGACAGTTCCACGGCGCCGAGGCGCTCGACCGAGCGCGCCACCACGTCGCCGTCCGCCCAGCGGACCTCCTCGCCGGAGAACAGCAGGTGCCCCGCGGCCAGCCGCGCGGTCCCCTCGTCGACGACGGCGGCCAGCCGCACCCGGGCGGACGCGGCATGGGCCGGCCGGTCGGCGACCGCGACCGCCAGCCACCGCGCGGTCCGCAGCCGCGAACCTTCTCCCAGCTGTGCGCCCGTGCCCGACGCCATCAGGAACGCCCCTTCGCCCCGGGCCCGCGCCACACGCTCAGGGAAGGCCAGCGCCGCCACCAGACCCACGGCCGCGTCGTCCGGACCTCCGTCCCCGGCCCCCGAGGAGCCGAGGGATCCCGAGAGCCGCCTGACCTCCTGCCGCCAGCGGGCGGCGTAACCGTCGCCACCGCGCCGTGCCGTGCGCAGCGCGTGCGCCAGGTCGTCGCCGTACTCCCGCGGCGGCTCCTCGCTGAGCAGCGCCACCACCTCCGCGGCCCGGCGTCCGCCGACCTCGGCGGCGCCGTCCAGGAAGGCCCGTGCCAGTCGGGGGTGCAGGCCGATCCGTGACATCCGTGCGCCCCGGTCCGTAGCCCGGCCCGACGCGTCCACCGCGCCGACCGCGGCCAGCACCTCGCGCGCCGCGCCCAGGGCACCGGCCGGCGGCGGGTCCAGGAGCGCGAGCCCGGAGGCGTCCGGATCGCCCCAGCACGCCGCCTGCAGGGCGAACGCCGCGAGGTCGGCCACCTTGATCTCGGGGGAGGGGAACGCGGCGAGACGCCCGTCCTCGGCCTGCTCCCAGCAGCGGTACACGGCGCCCGGGGCCTCGCGCCCCGCACGGCCCGCCCGCTGGCGTCCCGACGCCCGCGACGCCCGTACGGTCGTCAGCGCGCTCAGCCCCCGGGCGTGGTCGGTACGCGGTTCCCGCGCCAGCCCCGAGTCCACGACGACCCGCACCCCCGGCACCGTGAGGGACGACTCCGCCACGGAGGTCGACAGGACCACCCGGCGTCCGCCCGACGCACCGGCGAGCACCGCGTCCTGCACGGCGGCGGGGGCGCGACCGTGCACCTGGAGCACCTCGGCGTCCACTCCGGCGAGCTGTGCGGCGACCCGGCCGATCTCGCCGACCCCGGGCAGGAAGCACAGGACGTCGCCGTCCCGCTCGGCGAGCGCCCGGCGCACCACCGCGGCCACGTGCGTCAGCAGGACCGGGTCCACCCGCATCCCGTGCGGCGGCCTGACGGTCCCCGCGGGCGGCGCCCACACCACCTCGACCGGATGCGACACGCCGCGCGCCTCGACCACCGGCGCGCCGCCGAGCAGCCGTGCCCAGCCCTCGGCGTCCGTCGTGGCCGAGGCCGCGACCAGGCGCAGGTCCGGCCTGATCGTCCCCCGTACGTCGAGCAGGAACGCGGCGGCCGTGTCCGCGTCCAGGTGACGTTCGTGGCACTCGTCGACGATCACCACGTCGACCCCGGCGAGTTCCTGGTCGCGCTGCAGCCGCTGGAGCAGCACCCCGGTGGTGACGACCTCCACCCTCGTGTCCGGCCCCACCACGCGCTCACCGCGCACGGTGAAGCCGACCCGCTCGCCGGTCCGCTCGCCGAGCAGCCACGCCATCCGCCGCGCCGCGGCCCGGGCCGCGATCCGGCGGGGCTCGGCGACGAGCACCCGGCGGGCCGGGCCGCCCCCGGTCAGCCCGGCGAGCACCAGGGGCACGAGCGTCGTCTTGCCCGTCCCGGGCGGTGCGCAGAGCACCGCGGCGCCCCGCTCGTCGAGGGCCCGCTCCAGGGCGGGCACAGCCGTGCGTACGGGCAACTGGTCCAGGGCGTCGGTGCGGATCACACCCCCAGTCTCGTACGCCGCCGCCGCTTCCCGGCCGGCCGGGGCCTACGCGCCGTCGCGGCCGTTGCGCTCGCAGACGAAGATCGCCGTGCCGGGGATCAGGTTGCCGCGCAGCGGGGACCAGCCGCCCCACTCCTGGTCGTTCCAGGCGGGCCATTCCGGTTCCACGAGGTCGACCAGCCGGAACCCGCCCGCCACCACGTCCCGGACCCGGTCTCCCAGCGTCCTGTGGTGTTCCACGTACACCGCGTCGCCGTGCTCGTCCTGCTCCACGTACGGCACGCGGTCGAAGTAGGAGGCGGAGACGGAGAGGCCATCCGGCCCCGGCTCGTCGGGGAACGCCCAGCGGATCGGATGGGTCACCGAGAAGACCCAGCGGCCTCCCGGCCGCAGCACCCGGCGCACCTCGCGGAACACCTGGACGGGGTCGGCGACGAAGGGCACCGCGCCGTAGGCGGAGCAGGCCAGGTCGAAGGAGCCGTCCCGGAAGGGGAGCCGTCCGGCGTCGGCCTCGACCAGGGGGACGCCGCCGCCGATGCGCAGGGCGTGCTGGAGCTGGCGGTGGGAGAGGTCCAGGGCCACCGGGCGGGCGCCCCGGGCCGCGAGCCAGCGCGAGCACTGGGCGGCGCCGGCCCCGATCTCCAGGACGTCCATGCCCTTCAGGGCGTCCGCCGGGCCCAGCAGGGCCGCCTCGGCCTCGTCCAGTCCTTCCGGACCCCAGACGAAACGGTCGTCCCCGAGGAACGTTCCGTGGTCGTTCTGGTACTCGTCGGCGTTCCGGTCCCACCAGCCGCGGTTCGCCCGGCTGCTCTCCGCCTCACCGGCTTCCCGCCGGGTCGCTTCGGGTTCGGGGTCGTAGGTCTCTTGGCTCATCGTGCCCGTCGTTGTAGTTTGCCTTCACCCGCCTCGCGCGGGTGCCTCCACGGCCCGTACGGGTGAGTACGGCCGTGTGCGCGCGACACACCGTGGTGACCGATGTGGCCTCGGTGAACGTGAGTTGTGCCGGGATTGGGGCGTTGTGCCCCGGGTGTGCGCCTTCGCGCATTGACCCTGTCCGGCTGCCCCCGTATGCTACAAGTTGCGTCGCGAGCCTGCGCGCTTCAGACCTAGCAGGCTGCGCTCGCGTCTGTTGCATGTCCCCTCGGTTGTCGAGGCGCCTTTCCGGTCAGGTGGGGTGCTTTCCAGGCTGTCCGGCTTCTGCAGAGGCGATACGGGCTTACGGCGTAGCAGTACCTACGACTCACTGTCCGTACCGGAGCCCTTTCCCACATGACGAGCAGCACCGAGACCACCGCCACCACTCCGCAGGTTGCGGTCAACGACATCGGCGACGCGGACGCGTTCCTCGCGGCGATCGACGAGACGATCAAGTACTTCAACGACGGCGACATCGTTGACGGTGTCATCGTCAAGGTTGACCGCGACGAGGTCCTCCTCGACATCGGTTACAAGACCGAAGGTGTCATCCCGAGCCGCGAGCTCTCGATCAAGCACGACGTCGACCCGAACGAGGTCGTCAAGGTCGGCGACGAGATCGAGGCCCTGGTTCTCCAGAAGGAGGACAAGGAAGGCCGCCTGATCCTCTCGAAGAAGCGCGCTCAGTACGAGCGTGCCTGGGGCACCATCGAGAAGATCAAGGAAGAAGACGGCATCGTCACCGGTACCGTCATCGAGGTCGTCAAGGGTGGTCTCATCCTCGACATCGGCCTCCGTGGCTTCCTCCCGGCGTCGCTCGTCGAGATGCGTCGTGTCCGCGACCTCCAGCCCTACGTGGGCAAGGAGCTCGAGGCTAAGATCATCGAGCTGGACAAGAACCGCAACAACGTGGTCCTGTCCCGCCGTGCCTGGCTCGAGCAGACCCAGTCCGAGGTCCGCCAGACGTTCCTCACGACCCTGCAGAAGGGTCAGGTCCGCTCCGGCGTCGTCTCCTCGATCGTCAACTTCGGTGCCTTCGTGGACCTGGGTGGCGTCGACGGTCTCGTGCACGTCTCCGAGCTCTCCTGGAAGCACATCGACCACCCCTCCGAGGTCGTCGAGGTCGGTCAGGAAGTCACCGTCGAGGTCCTCGACGTCGACATGGACCGCGAGCGCGTCTCGCTGTCGCTCAAGGCGACGCAGGAAGACCCGTGGCAGCAGTTCGCCCGTACGCACCAGATCGGGCAGGTCGTTCCCGGTAAGGTCACCAAGCTCGTTCCCTTCGGTGCGTTCGTGCGCGTCGACGAGGGCATCGAGGGTCTGGTCCACATCTCCGAGCTGGCCGAGCGCCACGTGGAGATCCCGGAGCAGGTCGTCCAGGTCAACGACGAGATCTTCGTCAAGGTCATCGACATCGACCTCGAGCGCCGTCGCATCAGCCTCTCGCTGAAGCAGGCCAACGAGGCCTTCGGCGGCGACCCGGCCTCGGTCGAGTTCGACCCGACGCTGTACGGCATGGCCGCGTCGTACGACGACCAGGGCAACTACATCTACCCCGAGGGCTTCGACCCCGAGACCAACGACTGGCTCGAGGGCTTCGAGTCGCAGCGTGAGGTCTGGGAGACGCAGTACGCCGAGGCGCAGCAGCGCTTCGAGCAGCACCAGGCCCAGGTCATCAAGTCCCGCGAGGCCGACGAGGCTGCCGCTGCCGAGGGTGCTGCCGCCCCGGCCGGCGCTGCCCCGGCTGCCTCCGGCGGCAGCGGTGGCGGCGGCTCGTACTCCTCGGAGTCCGCGGACAACTCCGGCGCCCTGGCGTCGGACGAGGCCCTGGCTGCCCTGCGCGAGAAGCTGGCCGGTGGCCAGAGCTGACGCTCTGACCCCAGCCGCTCATCGGCTGCAGTAGCTGTAGAGCTGTGAGTGAGGCCCGTCCCTTTCGGGGGGCGGGCCTCACGCATGCCCGGCCGCCGATACACACGGGGCGTGGTCGGCGGCGCCGCCCGTGCGGGAGGAAACCTGCGGGAGACACGAGTCGCTGACGGGCCGTGACAACCCCGTGCCAGGATCACCGCAACGTCCGGAACGCCGGGGCCACGGAGGTGACACACGCGTCGGACACCTCACGCGTCCCGCGGAGCTCTCTCCCCGCAGTGGGGAGGCGCCTTCGACCGCTGCCACCACTCGGCTCCCCGTCGAGGTCTTCACCTGGGGACACCGACGCCCGCCCCCTCGACGAGGAGGCGGGCATGCGGACCCCGGTACGCCACCGAGGGGCTTTCGGTGATGCCGGCCGTCCGACCGCGGATCCGCACGGGGATCTGACACGGAGTGAGGAGAGGGCGCTACCTCGCGGTGCTCAACTCACGGCCGCGCATGCGCACTTCGCCGTTGACCACCGCAGCGACACCGAAACCCGGCACGGGTGCCCGGATGCCCCCGCGTGGGGGAGGACGGCCCCGCACCGCCGTGTCCCGGTCTGATCGCGAGGGAAAGAGTGCCCGACGGGAATGCCCTGGCCGGACGGGGCGTTCTTGTCCAGGAACACGAGGAGGAGCGGTAACCGTGCCTGATCCGCAGAGTTTGTACGAATGGGAGCCGAAGGGCCTGGCCGTGGTCGACATGGCGCTCGCCCAGGAGTCGGCCGGCCTGGTCATGCTCTACCACTTCGACGGATACATCGACGCGGGCGAGACGGGCGAGCAGATCGTCGACGGGCTGCTCGAGACGCTGCCGCACCAGACCGTGGTCCGCTTCGACCACGACCGGCTCGTCGACTACAGGGCGCGCCGTCCGCTGCTGACCTTCAAGCGCGACCGGTACACGTCGTTCGAGTCGCCCGCCCTCGAGGTGAAGGTCGTCCAGGACGCCACCGGGGCCCCCTTCCTGCTGCTCTCCGGACCGGAGCCCGACGTCGAGTGGGAGCGGTTCGCCGCCGCCGTGGAGCAGGTCGTGGAGCGGCTCGGCGTCCGCCTCGCGGTCAGTTTCCACGGCATCCCCATGGGCGTCCCGCACACCCGCCCCGTCGGTCTCACCCCGCACGGCAACCGCACGGACCTGATGCCAGGGCACCGCAGCCCCTTCGACGAGGCGCAGGTCCCCGGTTCCGCCGAGGCCCTCGTGGAGTACCGGCTGATGGAGGCCGGGCACGACGTCCTCGGTGTCGCCGCCCATGTGCCCCACTACGTCGCCAGGTCCGCCTACCCGGACGCCGCGCTCACCGCCCTTGAGGCGGTCACCGCCGCGACCGGACTGGTCCTGCCGAGCGTGGCGCACACCCTGCGCACGGAGGCGCACCGGACCCAGACCGAGATCGACCGGCAGGTCGGCCAGGGCGACGAGGAGCTCGTCTCCCTCGTCGAGGGGCTGGAGCACCAGTACGACGCGCTCGCGGGATCCGAGACCCGCGGCAATCTCGTCGCGGAGCCGGCCGATCTGCCTTCGGCGGACGAGATCGGCCGCGAGTTCGAACGCTTCCTGGCGGAACGTGAGGGCGATTCCTGAGGTGACCTCCGGCCGCCGAGCGGCCGGAGGCTAGGCTCGGCGCATGCTGAAAGTGGGCCTGACCGGCGGGATCGGCGCCGGCAAGAGTGAAGTGTCACGGCTGCTCGCACGCTACGGAGCCGTACTGATCGACGCCGACCGGATCGCCCGCGAGGTCGTCGAGCCCGGTACCCCCGGGCTCACGGCCGTGGTCGAGGCCTTCGGTCCCGGAATCCTCACCCCGGACGGCTCGCTGAACCGGCCGGCGCTCGGCTCGATCGTGTTCTCCGATCCCGCGCGTCTGGCGACGCTCAACGGCATCGTCCATCCGCTCGTCGGGGCGCGTTCCGCGGAGCTGGAGCGGGCCGCCGGGGCCGGTGCGGTCGTGGTCCACGACGTTCCGCTGCTCACGGAGAACGAGCTCGCGCCGCTCTACGACCTGGTCGTCGTCGTCGACGCCCGGCCCGATACGCAGCTCGACCGGCTCGTACGGCTCCGTGGCATGACGGAGTCCGACGCACGTGCCCGGATGGCG
Proteins encoded in this window:
- the polA gene encoding DNA polymerase I, whose translation is MAETASKKTADNRPRLLLMDGHSLAYRAFFALPAENFTTATGQPTNAVYGFMSMLANTLRDEAPTHFAVAFDVSRKTWRAQEFPEYKANRSKTPDEFKGQVELIGELLDAMRADRFAVDGFEADDVIATLATQAEAAGFEVLIVTGDRDSFQLITDHVTVLYPTKGVSELTRFTPEKVQEKYGLTPGQYPDFAALRGDPSDNLPGIPGVGEKTAAKWINQFGSFAELVERADEVKGKAGQNFRDHLDAVKMNRVLTEMVRDVELPKVPAELERAPYDRSAVTGVLDVLEIRNPSLRERLLAVDPGAEDAGPPEPAAGVELDGVVLGEGEVAPWLEARGGQPLGVMTVDTWSLGSGTVTEVALAAADGAAAWLDPAELGEADEQALAEWLADPGQPKVLHNAKNALRVFPEQGWRLDGITMDTALAAYLVKPGRRSFALDALAVEYLGRELAPAPASDGQLAFGAEDRAEADALMAQARAVLDLGDAFTTRLEEVGATGLLYDMELPTSIMLARLERHGIAADRAHLEGMEQQFAGAVQQAVKEAHAAVGREFNLGSPKQLQEVLFGELALPKTKKTKTGWTTDADALAWLAAQTEHELPVIMLRHREQAKLRVTVEGLIKTIGADGRIHTTFNQTVAATGRLSSTDPNLQNIPVRTDEGRAIRRGFVVGEGFETLMTADYSQIELRVMAHLSEDAGLIEAFTSGEDLHTTVASQVFGVEKSAVDAEMRRKIKAMSYGLAYGLSAFGLSQQLNIEAGEARGLMDTYFLRFGGVRDYLHRVVEEARATGYTETILGRRRYLPDLNSDNRQRREAAERMALNAPIQGTAADIVKVAMLHVDRALTEAELTSRMLLQVHDEIVLEIAKGEREQVEEILRREMSTAVELRAPLDVSVGVGTDWETAAH
- a CDS encoding DUF4184 family protein, producing MPFTLSHAAAVLPGIRRSGQGRGPLVASAMVAGSFAPDMTYYADTAVPGAMEFGEVTHSVWGVFTVDVLVTGALVALWLMLREPLVALLPGAARGRVHTFLRGRPRQPGRPGLAETAWFVLSAVIGSGTHVVWDAFTHHDRWGTDLLPVLNGSIAGHPVFQVVQYGSSAVALTVLAWFTYTGLRRIGPVPAPESVPVLTPSERGWAGALLALCVLLGTAHRCARWYAYFGHIDTPLDIIPTACFGAGAGLAAGLVLYGAWMRLRPKPSAPPPPDSPLADTAGARPAGRDAG
- a CDS encoding lytic murein transglycosylase; protein product: MAAQFGRRLRRGATTTAVAAAAVAALSASQAPAAPQTDGAAGDQSAAGSAPSGDSAATGNSPYHTDLPPLNTPNKPGTSVNLPVTGSAEAGIPASVLAAYKKAEQELAGTDAACRLPWQLLAAIGKVESGQARGGNVDADGTTLSPILGPALNGQGFALIKDTDGGAYDGDATHDRAVGPMQFIPSTWATWGQDGNGDGRKDPNNIYDASLAAGRYLCAGTRDLTVAADLDRAVLSYNHSTEYLRTVRSWFDYYKRGTHEVPDGTGVLPADTGGGTTSPSPTPTTGTPGGGASTSPTPSPSTPGGGTSPSPGTQPPPTTKPPTTPPATKPPTTPPVTPTPSETFGSLENAGTGTLTATAGEAFGERVTVRAKNKLGKPLAGTPVTFAVVGATDTRFAGGKSTVTLTTAADGTVTAPVLTAGEKTGTFKVTAVAGTTEPRALSWTASVTARVADTIVRTGDKALTAAPGTEFADRVEVRTTYKGTGVADTAVTATVLTAAGTPAEDGKGPYFEDVDGNPVRTLDLTTGADGALELPKIHADDTEGTFTLRLTTASGATLTVELKVEAAPAA
- the hrpB gene encoding ATP-dependent helicase HrpB, producing the protein MIRTDALDQLPVRTAVPALERALDERGAAVLCAPPGTGKTTLVPLVLAGLTGGGPARRVLVAEPRRIAARAAARRMAWLLGERTGERVGFTVRGERVVGPDTRVEVVTTGVLLQRLQRDQELAGVDVVIVDECHERHLDADTAAAFLLDVRGTIRPDLRLVAASATTDAEGWARLLGGAPVVEARGVSHPVEVVWAPPAGTVRPPHGMRVDPVLLTHVAAVVRRALAERDGDVLCFLPGVGEIGRVAAQLAGVDAEVLQVHGRAPAAVQDAVLAGASGGRRVVLSTSVAESSLTVPGVRVVVDSGLAREPRTDHARGLSALTTVRASRASGRQRAGRAGREAPGAVYRCWEQAEDGRLAAFPSPEIKVADLAAFALQAACWGDPDASGLALLDPPPAGALGAAREVLAAVGAVDASGRATDRGARMSRIGLHPRLARAFLDGAAEVGGRRAAEVVALLSEEPPREYGDDLAHALRTARRGGDGYAARWRQEVRRLSGSLGSSGAGDGGPDDAAVGLVAALAFPERVARARGEGAFLMASGTGAQLGEGSRLRTARWLAVAVADRPAHAASARVRLAAVVDEGTARLAAGHLLFSGEEVRWADGDVVARSVERLGAVELSVRALRSPAPALVRGALLEGLRREGPGLLRWTRDGGQLRLRLAFLHRVLGPPWPDVSDGALLERADEWLEPELSRAGRRADLARIDAGQAVRRLLPWATGDAARLDELAPERIEVPSGSRIRVEYGGEQPVLAVKLQELFGLGETPRVAGVPVLVHLLSPAGRPAAVTADLASFWREGYRDVRAELRGRYPKHPWPEDPTTTEATRFTSARLRRS
- a CDS encoding class I SAM-dependent methyltransferase; the protein is MSQETYDPEPEATRREAGEAESSRANRGWWDRNADEYQNDHGTFLGDDRFVWGPEGLDEAEAALLGPADALKGMDVLEIGAGAAQCSRWLAARGARPVALDLSHRQLQHALRIGGGVPLVEADAGRLPFRDGSFDLACSAYGAVPFVADPVQVFREVRRVLRPGGRWVFSVTHPIRWAFPDEPGPDGLSVSASYFDRVPYVEQDEHGDAVYVEHHRTLGDRVRDVVAGGFRLVDLVEPEWPAWNDQEWGGWSPLRGNLIPGTAIFVCERNGRDGA